Proteins from one Pongo abelii isolate AG06213 chromosome 7, NHGRI_mPonAbe1-v2.0_pri, whole genome shotgun sequence genomic window:
- the RP1L1 gene encoding LOW QUALITY PROTEIN: retinitis pigmentosa 1-like 1 protein (The sequence of the model RefSeq protein was modified relative to this genomic sequence to represent the inferred CDS: inserted 1 base in 1 codon) codes for MNSTARDAQAPSHRECLLPSVARTPSVTKVTPAKKITFLKRGDPQFAGVRLAVHQRAFKTFSALMDELSQRVPLSFGVRSVTTPRGLHSLSALEQLEDGGCYLCSDKKPPKTPSGPGRPQERNPTAQHLRDIEGQHEAPGTSSSRKSLKTPRRILLIKNTDPRLQQTVVLSHRNTRNLAAFLSKASDLLHFPVKQLYTTSGKKVDSLQALLHSPSVLVCAGHEAFRPPAMKNARRSEAETLSGLTSRNKNGSWGPKTKPSVIHSRSPPGSRPRLPERPGPSNPPAGPAPDRHPQDTIAQPGPLVAGDDMKKKVRMNEDGSLSVEMKVRFHLVGEDTLLWSRRMGRASALTAASGEDPVLGEVDPLCCVWEGYPWGFSEPGVWGPRPCRMGCREAFGRGGQPGPKYEIWTNPLHASQGERVAARKRWGLAQHVRCSGLWGHGTAGRERCSQDSASPASSTGLPEGSEPDSSCCPRTPEDGVDSSSPSAQRGAERKAAGSLGEDPGLCTDGAGLGGLEQGGRLTPRARSEEGASSDLSASTGSHEGSSEWGGRPQGCPGKARAETSQKEATEGGDPGSPALSLSSLRSEDLQAEMQGQGTEQARGASVTKEPLVPGLSGSWDSEGASSTPSTCASSQQGRRRHRSRASAMSSPSSPGLGRVAPRGHPRHSHYCKDTHSPLDSSATKQVPRPPERRRACQDGSVPRSSGSSSSTRTQASGNLRPPSSGSLPSQDLLGTSSATVTPTGHSDFASGVSLHNAPSAGRAGDAGSRTCLPAPIPPHTSDSCSKSGAASLGEEARDTPQPSSPLVLQVGWPEQGAVGPHQSRCCSQAGTQPAQEAQREPSPEASWLCGRYCPTPPRGRPCPQRRSSSCGSTSSSHRSAAQGPGGSQQEEGTRQAGPTPSPGPNSGASRRSSASQGAGSGGLSQEKTSRSGGGPQGQEEASGVSPSSLPRSSPEAVVREWLDNIPEEAILMTYEMVDETTGAAGGGLRGPEVDPGDDHSLEGLGEPAQAGQQSLEGDPGQDPEPEGALLGSRDSGPQSGEGVPQGAAPEGVSEAPAEAGADREAPAGCEVSLRALPGRVSASTQIMRALMGSKQGRPSSVPEVSRPVARRLSYSAGALITCLASLQLFDEDLGSPASKVRFKDSPRYQELLSISKDLWPGCDLGEDQLDSGLWELTWSQALPDLGSHAMTENFTPTSSSGVDVSSSSGGSGESSIPCAMDGTLVPQGTELPLKTSNQRPHSRTSENPGDLENQQQCCFPTFLNARACACATNEDEAERDSEEQRASSNLEQLAENTVQEEVQLEETKEGTEGERLQEEGVQLEETKTEEGLQEEGGVQLEETKGTEGKGQQEEEVQLEEIEETGGEGLQEEGVQLEEVKEGPGGGLQGKALEEGLKEEGLPEEGSVHGQELSEASSPDGKGSREDDPVQEEEAGRASASAELCPPEGTEEPTEPPSHLSETDPSASESQSGSQLEPGLEKPPGATVMGQEHTQAQPTQAAAERSSSAACRAALDCDPIWVSVLLKKTKKAFLAHLASAVAELRARWGLQDNDLLDQMVAELQQDVAQRLQDSTKRELQKLQGRAGRMVLEPPRQALTGELLLQTQQRRHRLRGLRNLSAFSERTLGLGPPSFTLEDEPALSTALGSQLGEEAEGEEFCPCEACVRKKVSPTSPKATMGATRGPIKEAFDLQQILQRKRGEHTDGEAAEVAPGKTHTDPTSTRTVQGAEGGLGPGLSQGPGVDEGEDGEESQRLDRDKDPKLGEAEGDAMAQERKGKTHDSETSAGSELGEAEQEGEGISERGETGGQGSGHEDNLQGEAAAGGDQDPGQSDGAEGIEAPKAEGESQPESEGAEAQEAEEESQPESEGVEAPEAEGESQPESEGVEAQEAEKEAQEAEEEAQPESEGVEAPEAEGEAQEAEKEAQPETESVEALETEGEDQPESEGAEAQEAEEEAQEAEGEAQPESEVVEAPEVEGEMQEAEGEAQPESEGVEAPEVEEETQKTEGGAQPESDGVEAQEAEEEVQEAEGEVQEAEGEAQPESEXLEVQEAEGEAQPESEVVEAPEVEEETQKTEGGAQPESDGVEAQEAEEEVQEAEGEAQPESEGVEAQEAEEEVQEAEGEAQPESEGVEAPEAEGQAQPESESVEAPEAEGEAQPESEGVEALAAEEEAQPEPEGVEAPEAEGEAQPESEGETQGEKKGSPQVSLGDSQSEEASESSSPVPEDRPTPPPSPGGDTPHQRPGSQTGPSSSRASSRGNCWWKDSENDHVRGDTRSPDAKSMGAPHAERKATRMYPESSTYEQEEARLGPRTPEQGASEGCDLQEDQALGSLTPTEAVGRADGFGQDDLDF; via the exons GTGGACTCGCTGCAGGCCCTGCTGCACAGCCCCTCTGTGCTGGTGTGTGCCGGGCATGAGGCCTTCAGACCCCCAGCCATGAAAAATGCCAGGAGAAGCGAGGCTGAAACTTTATCTGGGCTGACTTCAAGAAACAAAAATG GGAGCTGGGGGCCAAAGACGAAGCCGAGTGTGATCCATTCGCGGTCCCCGCCAGGCAGCAGGCCACGGCTGCCAGAAAGGCCTGGTCCTAGCAACCCCCCGGCGGGCCCTGCTCCTGACAGGCACCCTCAGGACACGATAGCTCAGCCGGGCCCGCTGGTGGCCGGCGATGACATGAAGAAGAAGGTCCGCATGAATGAGGACGGCAGCCTGTCGGTGGAGATGAAAGTCCGCTTCCACCTGGTTGGTGAGGACACGCTCCTGTGGTCCCGGAGAATGGGCAGGGCCAGCGCCCTCACGGCAGCCAGTGGGGAAGACCCCGTTCTGGGGGAGGTGGACCCCCTCTGCTGTGTGTGGGAGGGCTACCCTTGGGGCTTCTCAGAGCCTGGGGTGTGGGGACCCCGGCCCTGCAGGATGGGATGCAGGGAAGCCTTTGGCCGAGGCGGGCAGCCAGGGCCCAAGTATGAAATCTGGACGAATCCCCTGCACGCCTCCCAGGGGGAGAGAGTGGCAGCTCGGAAGAGGTGGGGACTGGCCCAGCACGTCCGCTGCAGTGGCCTGTGGGGCCACGGGACTGCTGGGAGGGAGAGATGCAGCCAGGACAGTGCCAGCCCAGCCTCCAGCACCGGCCTCCCCGAGGGCTCGGAACCAGACTCCTCTTGCTGCCCCAGGACCCCGGAGGACGGGGTGGACAGCAGCAGCCCCTCTGCCCAAAGAGGGGCTGAGCGGAAAGCTGCAGGGAGCCTGGGTGAGGACCCCGGCCTGTGCACAGATGGAGCAGGGCTGGGTGGCCTAGAGCAAGGTGGCCGCCTGACACCCAGGGCCCGGAGTGAGGAGGGGGCTTCTTCAGACTTGTCAGCCAGCACCGGATCTCACGAGGGATCCAGCGAATGGGGTGGGCGGCCCCAGGGCTGTCCAGGCAAGGCAAGGGCCGAGACCTCTCAGAAGGAGGCCACCGAGGGAGGCGACCCCGGTTCTCCAGCCCTGAGTCTTTCATCTTTAAGGAGTGAGGACCTGCAGGCAGAGATGCAAGGACAGGGTACCGAGCAGGCCAGGGGGGCATCTGTGACAAAGGAGCCTCTGGTTCCAGGCCTTTCCGGCTCCTGGGACTCGGAAGGAGCCTCTTCCACCCCTTCCACCTGCGCTTCATCTCAGCAGGGGCGGAGAAGGCATAGAAGCCGGGCCAGTGCAATGTCCTCACCCAGCAGCCCTGGCCTTGGCCGAGTGGCCCCGAGAGGCCATCCCAGGCATTCTCACTACTGCAAGGACACCCACAGCCCACTGGACTCCTCTGCAACCAAGCAAGTGCCGAGGCCTCCTGAGCGGCGAAGGGCCTGCCAGGATGGCTCAGTGCCACGATCTTCTGGAAGCTCATCGAGCACCAGGACCCAGGCCTCCGGGAACCTGAGACCTCCCTCCTCGGGATCTCTTCCTTCCCAGGACCTTCTGGGAACCAGCAGTGCCACTGTCACCCCTACAGGCCACTCAGATTTTGCTTCTGGAGTCTCCCTGCACAACGCTCCCTCTGCCGGGCGGGCAGGGGACGCGGGGTCCAGGACATGCTTGCCGGCCCCCATACCGCCCCACACATCCGACTCCTGCTCAAAATCTGGGGCTGCCAGCCTGGGGGAAGAGGCCAGGGACACGCCTCAGCCCTCCTCACCCTTGGTTCTGCAGGTTGGATGGCCTGAGCAAGGGGCGGTAGGCCCCCACCAAAGCCGCTGCTGCTCACAGGCTGGGACGCAGCCGGCCCAAGAGGCCCAGCGGGAACCCTCCCCTGAGGCCAGCTGGCTGTGTGGCAGGTACTGTCCCACCCCACCCAGGGGGcggccctgcccccagaggcgCTCTTCCAGCTGTGGGAGCACCAGCAGCAGCCACCGAAGCGCTGCCCAGGGGCCAGGTGGGAGCCAGCAGGAGGAGGGGACACGCCAGGCAGGCCCCACACCGTCCCCGGGCCCCAATTCAGGGGCATCAAGGAGAAGCAGTGCCAGCCAGGGTGCGGGGTCTGGGGGGCTGTCCCAGGAGAAGACCTCGAGGAGTGGGGGAGGCccccaggggcaggaggaggcCAGTGGTGTGTCACCCAGCTCTCTGCCCCGATCATCTCCAGAAGCTGTGGTCCGTGAATGGCTGGACAACATTCCAGAAGAGGCCATACTCATGACATATGAGATGGTGGACGAGACCACAGGTGCAGCCGGGGGTGGCCTGAGAGGCCCCGAGGTGGACCCTGGGGATGACCATTCTCTGGAAGGCCTGGGGGAGCCAGCTCAGGCGGGACAACAGTCCCTGGAAGGGGACCCCGGCCAGGACCCAGAGCCAGAGGGAGCCCTCCTGGGGAGTAGGGACAGTGGTCCCCAATCAGGAGAGGGTGTCCCCCAAGGGGCAGCTCCAGAGGGAGTTTCCGAGGCCCCTGCAGAGGCCGGAGCAGACAGAGAGGCCCCAGCTGGCTGCGAGGTGAGCCTGCGGGCACTTCCTGGCCGGGTGTCTGCCTCCACGCAGATCATGAGGGCGCTGATGGGCTCCAAGCAGGGCCGGCCCAGCAGCGTGCCCGAAGTGTCTAGGCCCGTGGCCAGGAGGCTCAGCTACTCAGCCGGGGCCCTCATTACTTGTCTGGCCAGTCTCCAGTTATTTGATGAAGACCTTGGGTCTCCTGCCAGCAAAGTGAGGTTCAAAGACTCCCCTCGGTACCAGGAGCTGCTCAGCATCTCGAAGGACCTGTGGCCAGGATGTGACCTTGGGGAAGACCAGCTGGACTCAGGCCTCTGGGAGCTCACATGGAGCCAGGCTCTGCCAGACCTTGGGTCCCATGCCATGACAGAGAACTTCACGCCCACGTCCTCCTCTGGTGTGGACGTCAGCAGCAGCTCTGGAGGCTCAGGGGAGAGCAGCATACCCTGTGCCATGGACGGCACCCTGGTCCCACAGGGGACAGAGCTGCCCCTGAAAACCTCCAACCAGAGGCCTCATTCCAGAACCTCTGAGAACCCAGGGGATCTGGAAAACCAACAGCAGTGTTGTTTCCCAACCTTCTTGAATGCCCGAGCCTGCGCTTGTGCCACCAATGAGGATGAAGCAGAAAGAGACAGTGAGGAGCAGAGGGCGAGCTCCAACCTGGAGCAGTTAGCTGAAAACACAGTGCAAGAAGAGGTGCAATTAGAGGAAACTAAAGAAGGAACAGAAGGAGAAAGGCTGCAAGAAGAGGGGGTGCAGTTAGAGGAAACTAAAACAGAAGAAGGGCTGCAGGAAGAGGGG GGGGTGCAGTTAGAGGAAACTAAAGGAACAGAAGGAAAAGGACAGCAAGAAGAAGAGGTGCAGTTAGAGGAAATTGAAGAAACAGGAGGAGAAGGGCTGCAAGAAGAGGGGGTGCAGTTAGAGGAAGTTAAAGAAGGACCAGGAGGAGGACTGCAAGGAAAGGCTCTTGAAGAGGGTCTCAAAGAGGAAGGACTTCCAGAAGAAGGAAGTGTCCACGGGCAGGAATTGTCAGAGGCCAGCTCTCCAGATGGGAAAGGCTCCCGGGAAGATGACCCAGTccaggaggaggaagcaggaagaGCCTCTGCCTCTGCAGAGCTGTGCCCCCCAGAGGGCACAGAGGAACCCACAGAGCCCCCTAGTCATCTCAGCGAGACGGATCCAAGTGCCAGCGAGAGTCAAAGTGGCTCCCAGCTTGAGCCTGGCTTGGAAAAGCCTCCCGGAGCCACCGTGATGGGCCAAGAGCACACGCAGGCCCAACCCACCCAGGcggctgcagagaggagctctTCAGCTGCCTGCAGAGCGGCTCTGGACTGCGACCCCATCTGGGTGTCCGTGTTACTGAAGAAGACGAAGAAGGCCTTCCTGGCCCACCTTGCCAGCGCGGTGGCTGAGCTCCGAGCACGCTGGGGTCTGCAGGACAACGATCTGCTGGACCAGATGGTGGCCGAGCTGCAGCAGGACGTGGCCCAGCGCCTCCAGGACAGCACCAAGAGAGAGCTCCAGAAGCTCCAGGGCCGGGCGGGGCGGATGGTGCTGGAGCCTCCCAGGCAGGCCCTCACTGGGGAGCTGCTCCTGCAGACCCAGCAGCGTAGACACCGTCTCCGGGGCCTGCGAAACCTCTCGGCCTTCTCTGAGCGGACCCTGGGCCTGGGGCCCCCCTCCTTCACCCTGGAGGACGAGCCAGCCCTCAGCACAGCCCTGGGGAGCCAGCTGGGTGAGGAGGCAGAGGGCGAGGAGTTCTGTCCCTGCGAGGCCTGCGTGAGGAAGAAAGTGAGCCCTACGTCCCCCAAGGCCACAATGGGGGCAACCAGAGGTCCCATCAAAGAGGCCTTTGACCTGCAGCAGATTCTGCAGAGGAAGAGGGGAGAACACACCGATGGGGAGGCGGCAGAGGTGGCCCCTGGCAAGACCCATACAGACCCCACGAGCACCAGGACTGTccagggggctgagggagggctGGGGCCGGGGCTGAGCCAGGGGCCTGGAGTGGACGAGGGTGAGGACGGCGAGGAGAGCCAGAGACTCGACAGAGACAAAGATCCCAAActgggggaggcagagggagatgcaATGGCtcaggagagaaaagggaaaacccACGACAGCGAAACCAGTGCGGGCAGCGAGCTGGGGGAAGCCGAGCAGGAGGGAGAGGGCATAAGTGAAAGGGGAGAAACTGGGGGCCAGGGCTCTGGGCATGAGGACAACTTGCAGGGTGAAGCTGCGGCAGGAGGTGACCAAGATCCAGGACAGAGTGATGGGGCTGAAGGCATAGAGGCCCCGAAGGCTGAAGGGGAGTCCCAGCCAGAGTCAGAAGGTGCAGAggcccaggaggctgaagaggagtCCCAGCCAGAGTCAGAAGGTGTAGAGGCCCCAGAGGCAGAAGGGGAGTCCCAGCCAGAGTCAGAAGGTGTagaggcccaggaggcagaaaaggaggcccaggaggctgaagaggaggcCCAGCCAGAGTCAGAAGGTGTAGAGGCCCCAGAGGCAGAAGgggaggcccaggaggcagaaaaggAGGCCCAGCCAGAGACAGAAAGTGTAGAGGCCCTGGAGACTGAAGGGGAGGACCAGCCAGAGTCAGAAGGCGCAGAGGCCCAAGAGGCAGAAGAggaggcccaggaggcagaaggggaGGCCCAGCCAGAGTCAGAAGTTGTAGAGGCCCCAGAGGTTGAAGGGGAGATGCAGGAGGCAGAAGGGGAGGCCCAGCCAGAGTCAGAAGGTGTAGAGGCCCCAGAGGTTGAAGAGGAGACCCAGAAGACAGAAGGGGGTGCCCAGCCAGAGTCAGATGGTGTagaggcccaggaggcagaagaggaggtccaggaggcagaaggggaggtccaggaggcagaaggggaGGCCCAGCCAGAGTCAG GGTTAGAGgtccaggaggcagaaggggaGGCCCAGCCAGAGTCAGAAGTTGTAGAGGCCCCAGAGGTTGAAGAGGAGACCCAGAAGACAGAAGGGGGTGCCCAGCCAGAGTCAGACGGTGTagaggcccaggaggcagaagaggaggtccaggaggcagaaggggaGGCCCAGCCAGAGTCAGAAGGTGTagaggcccaggaggcagaagaggaggtccaggaggcagaaggggaGGCCCAGCCAGAATCAGAAGGTGTAGAGGCCCCAGAGGCTGAAGGGCAGGCCCAGCCAGAGTCAGAAAGTGTAGAGGCCCCAGAGGCAGAAGGGGAGGCCCAACCAGAGTCAGAAGGTGTAGAGGCCCTGGCAGCTGAAGAGGAGGCCCAGCCAGAGCCAGAAGGCGTAGAGGCCCCGGAGGCTGAAGGGGAGGCCCAGCCAGAGTCAGAAGGAGAAACTCAAGGTGAGAAAAAGGGGAGCCCTCAGGTCAGTCTAGGGGATAGCCAGTCTGAGGAGGCTTCTGAAAGCAGCAGCCCAGTCCCTGAGGACAGGCCCACTCCACCCCCTTCCCCAGGTGGAGACACTCCCCACCAAAGGCCAGGCTCCCAAACAGGCCCTTCCTCCTCCAGAGCATCCTCTCGGGGCAACTGCTGGTGGAAAGACTCAGAAAATGACCATGTACGTGGAGACACAAGGAGCCCTGACGCCAAGTCCATGGGGGCCCCTCATGCAGAGAGGAAGGCCACCAGGATGTACCCAGAAAGTTCCACTTATGAGCAAGAAGAGGCCCGTTTGGGCCCAAGGACTCCAGAGCAGGGGGCCAGTGAAGGCTGTGACCTACAAGAGGACCAGGCACTTGGAAGTCTCACCCCCACCGAGGCAGTGGGCAGGGCAGACGGCTTTGGCCAAGATGACTTAGATTTCTAG